A single window of Culicoides brevitarsis isolate CSIRO-B50_1 chromosome 3, AGI_CSIRO_Cbre_v1, whole genome shotgun sequence DNA harbors:
- the LOC134835482 gene encoding synaptobrevin-1-like — MPRSKRTSADLRYEAHVQKVTSQVNQVKKAMADTIERAAERGGKINELTNRAEALETTVLVFRKDAAVVRRQNWWRNRKMTIIICVAVAVLVLIVVMSLIKWH; from the coding sequence ATGCCTCGTTCGAAGCGCACAAGTGCCGATTTGCGGTACGAAGCTCATGTCCAAAAGGTGACATCGCAAGTAAATCAAGTAAAAAAGGCCATGGCAGACACGATAGAGAGAGCTGCGGAGCGTGGCGGCAAGATAAATGAGCTGACAAACAGAGCAGAGGCACTGGAAACGACAGTTTTGGTGTTTCGGAAAGACGCAGCGGTCGTAAGACGGCAAAATTGGTGGCGGAATCGGAAGATGACGATAATTATTTGTGTGGCGGTAGCGGTTTTGGTGCTTATTGTTGTCATGTCGCTCATTAAATGGcattaa
- the LOC134835484 gene encoding leucine-rich repeat-containing protein 15-like codes for MLISYRSVLASIASHITKMDLRTIFFVFWALIFASVSGRDISCGSSSHFTIGFMDSKEIICATTHITLAENDTLRYTDARDRDFNVLEYYGCQLNTFPAEVFEQFSHLRKVKMPGNDLKSIKNGSFEKATSLRELHLNRNKLESVGRETFRGAASLVTLNLEHNSIKNVDFLAFDTLVSLENLNLAYNLVTEVPVGLFASLTNLKELHFYSNKLTFVHPKAFWHNKKLEILDLEGNFLVTLDLHINSRHLSLLDVTNNDLTSLKIDGNVKNSTSIRKILASNNHIRVINVEKNLQTEIIDLSRNKLEGFSDISLPWKTLKSLSLAFNPVKTLPHDEKYGNLQHLDVSFSLIDMKSTGFGSFSGLKVLYIKGLKLNSLPLKAISGLDNLQVLNLHENDLRSFDYQWLLVQLPNLSQISFDTENFTCDFVTNLMDYLRNSSITVVRDDQFPLEIDDFLVSSPIVLKVGRNCRNQSLTTTTPIYETTLLYEISTKETPKASLKATSEEIPVKTHKNPISRYYNAKILLSLISILIVVVVVTALIVTAKYNIGPTYGKFRNSLQQINI; via the coding sequence atgctAATCAGTTATCGTTCAGTTCTCGCTTCAATCGCATCTCACATCACAAAAATGGACCTCCGAacgatatttttcgttttttgggcTTTAATTTTCGCCTCGGTGTCAGGTCGGGACATTTCCTGCGGCTCTTCGTCACATTTTACGATCGGATTTATGGACTCCAAGGAAATTATTTGTGCCACAACGCACATCACGCTTGCCGAAAACGACACTTTACGCTACACGGATGCTCGGGATCGCGATTTTAACGTCTTGGAGTACTACGGATGTCAGCTAAACACCTTTCCCGCGGAggtttttgaacaattttcgcaCTTGCGGAAGGTAAAGATGCCTGGAAATGACctgaaaagcataaaaaatggcAGTTTTGAGAAGGCGACGTCACTTCGGGAGCTGCATTTGAACAGAAATAAGCTGGAAAGTGTTGGAAGAGAGACTTTTCGGGGAGCCGCGTCACTTGTGACACTAAATCTGGAAcataattcgataaaaaatgtcgattttttggcatttgACACGCTTGTTAGTTTGGAAAACTTGAATTTAGCGTATAATTTGGTCACAGAAGTGCCTGTGGGACTCTTTGCGTCACTCACAAACCTCAAGGAACTTCATTTTTACAGCAATAAACTCACCTTTGTTCATCCAAAGGCCTTTTGGCACaacaaaaagttggaaattCTCGATttggaaggaaattttttggttacCCTTGACTTGCACATCAATTCGAGACACTTATCGCTGCTAGATGTGACAAATAATGACCTTACAAGTCTAAAAATCGatggaaatgttaaaaattcgaCGTCAATTCGGAAGATTTTAGCTTCGAACAATCATATTCGCGtcataaatgttgaaaaaaaccttcaaacgGAGATAATCGACCTTTCGAGGAACAAATTGGAAGGATTTTCGGACATTTCGTTACCTTGGAAGACGTTGAAAAGTCTCTCATTGGCATTTAATCCGGTAAAAACCCTTCCTCACGATgaaaaatacggaaatttACAACATTTGGACGtgagtttttcattaattgacATGAAATCTACCGGATTTGGCAGTTTTTCGGGGTTAAAAGTGCTTTATATCAAAggattaaagttaaattccTTACCTTTAAAGGCGATTTCTGGCTTAGATAATCTTCAAGTGCtgaatttgcatgaaaatgacCTCCGAAGCTTCGATTATCAATGGCTTTTGGTGCAATTACCGAATTTATCGCAAATTTCCTTCGACACGGAGAACTTTACATGCgattttgtgacaaatttgATGGATTATTTGCGGAATTCGAGCATCACTGTCGTTCGAGATGACCAATTTCCACttgaaattgatgattttcttGTTTCATCGCCTATTGTTCTCAAAGTTGGCAGAAATTGTCGAAATCAAAGTTTGACAACGACAACTCCGATTTATGAAACTACtttattatatgaaatttcaaccaaaGAGACTCCAAAAGCAAGTTTAAAGGCAACTTCTGAAGAAATTCCAGTAAAAACGCACAAAAATCCTATTTCTCGATATTATAATGCGAAAATTTTACTGAGTTTGATATCAATATTGATCGTAGTTGTGGTCGTTACTGCCTTAATTGTCACTGCCAAGTACAATATTGGTCCTACTTACGGAAAATTTAGGAATTCCTTACAACAAATTAACATATAG